GGGTCCGGGATTGCAATTTTGGCGTCAGCCGAGAAGAGTTCCTGGATATTAGCGACATCGCACTTGGAACCATCGCTCACGAACACATCGTTCGGATCCATTTCAATGCCGCGCGGGGTGTATTCGCCACGGATAATGGCTTCACGGAGGAAATCATAACCTTGTTCTGGACCGTAACCGCGGAACGTCCACTTGACACCCATTTCGTTTACAGCCTTGTGCATGGCTTCGATCACAGCGGGGATAATCGGAGAAGTCACATCGCCAATGCCCAAGCGGATGATGTCTGCATTTTCGTGGGTGCCCTGGTATTCCTTGATTTTCTTGGCAATTGTTGAAAAAAGGTAACTGCCAGGAAGACGATCGTAGTACGGATTGATGATTGAATTGTTCATTTTTAAGTATTCGGTTTTAGGTAATAGGTTTTAGGAGCTCACTCGTTTAAACGATTTAGATTTCGCCCTTGAAGACTTCTTTTGCGGGGCCGGTCATAAAGACGGGGCCGCCTTCTTCGTGCTTGATGTGAAGCGTTCCGCCATCCAAGACAACGTCTGCTTCGAGACCGATGCGACCCGTGCGCTGGGCGGCAACAAGCGTTGCGCAGCTTCCGGTTCCACAAGCCATCGTCACGCCACAACCGCGTTCCCAGACGCGCATGCGGATCGTATTTTCGTTGATCACTTGTGCAAATTCGATGTTGCAACGGTCAGGGAAAATCTTGTCTACTTCGAGGATGCTTCCCCAATTTTCAAGCTGGATTTTTTCGATGTTGTCTACGAAGATGACGGTATGCGGGTTGCCCATAGAAACTGTTACGCCCGTAAAATCAAAAGTGTCTGCCGTAAGCTTGATTGTTCCCATGAATTCGCGCGGGAGGCCCATATTTACACAAACACGGCCATCCGGCAGAACGGATGGCTTTACAAGACCGCTTTTGGTGTGCAAGACAAAATTGCAATCATCGCTAAGACCGCGACTTTGGATAAACTTCGCAACACAACGCGTGGCGTTTCCGCACATGGCGGCTTCGGAACCGTCTGCGTTGAAGATGCGCATTTCAAATTCGTTACTTTTTACATTTTCGTTTATCGGAGTCACGACAACTACCCCATCAGCGCCAATGCCAAAGCGTCTATCGCAAAGTTCAATTACACGCTGTTCCAGAGCCTTGCCCGGAGTCATGTCGAAAGACTCACCAGGTTCGACGAGAACGAAGTCGTTGCCGAGACCAGTCCATTTTGAAAATTTTAAAGACATAAAATGTAATCCTTTTTACGCTATTCGCGCTCTATAGGCAAAAATCGTGCCACTTTTACAATTTCAGTAAAAGCGCTGATTTTGAAGTAATTTCGAGGATTTTGAAAATTAAGAGATTTTCAGGAAATGAAATATTTTACAAAATGTGTAAAAACAAGAAAAGAGTTTTACAAAAATTGTAAAACTCTTGAGTTTCAGGAACGGAGATGTATTACTTGAGTCGGTTTACGACCTGCTTAGCGCTTGCCATGGCGCGAACCACAAGCGAAGCTCCGTTAGCACAGTCACCGACCGCGTAAATGTTACGTGCTGGGTCCGGGATGATTGCCGTACGTGGCGTAAGTTTCAAACCCAAGTCGTTCACGAGGCCTTCAGCCGGAACGCCTGTAAAGCCCATGGCGAGCACGACCAAATCAGCTTCGATGATTTCCGTAGAATTCGGAACTTCATTCGGCTTGAGCGGCTTGCCGAGCGGAGACATGTCCCATTCGACACGGACTGCTTCGACACCGGCCACATGACCGTCTTTGACAATAAACTGTTTGGACGAAACATTCCAGCGACGTTCGCCGCCTTCGTGGTGTGCGTAGCTTGTGCGCAACAAGTACGGCCAATCCGGCCACGGCGTAGAGGGAGAACGAGTCTCAGGCGGCTTCGGCATGAATTCCACCTGGAGAACGCTCTTGCATCCTTCACGAATTGCTTTACCCACGCAGTCGTTACCCGTATCGCCACCGCCAATGATCAATACTTTTTTGCCCTTGGCATTGTACTTTTCCGGATCTTTGCAATCAGGCATTTCGGCACCGTGCAAGTAATCAAGAGCAAGGTAAATGCCTTCGGCTTCACGGCCCGGGATTTTCAAGTCACGAGCGTTCGGCGTACCAATAGCGAGGAACGTGTAATCGAAATTGCGGTGGATGTATTCAGCAGAAATATCCTTGCCGATTTCGGTATTGCAAATAAACTTGATGCCAGCGGCTTCGAGGAGAGCTACGCGGCGGTCAATCACCTGCTTTTCGAGCTTCCAGTTCGGAATGCCGTAACGCAGAAGTCCACCCGGCTTTTCGTGCTTTTCGTAAACCGTCACGGCAAAGCCTTTGCGACGAAGTGCTTCGGCAGCAAACAAGCCTGCAGGACCAGCGCCAATCACGGCGGCGGTCTTTCCGTTCGGTTCAGCCGTCGGGAGGCTCACCCAGCCTTCTTCGAAGGCGGTTTCGATCATGAACTTTTCGACCTGACGGACCATCACAGCATCGTCATTCAAGTTACGTGTGCAGCAAGATTCGCAAAGAGCCGGACAAACGCGTCCCGTGAATTCCGGGAAGAAAGCTGTCTTGCTAATGATATCGTAACCCTTGCGGATATCGCCTGCGGCAACCGCTTCGTTAAATTCCGGAACGAGGTTTCCAAGCGGGCAACCTGCGCCGTGGCAGAAAGGCACGCCGCAATTTGAGCAGCGACCGGCCTGAGCCACAATTTCAACGGCAGTCAACGGGCGTTCAACTTCTTTTACGTCCTTGACACGTTCATCAACCGGACGGTAAACATCTTGTATTCTCTGTACTGTTTCCATTATATCCTCCGTACCGGTTTACTTCTGAGTGTGCATAGCTAAAGCGTGACGGTATTCAACCGGGAATACCTTTACAAATTTCGGACGGGCATCATTCCAGTCTTCGAGAATGCGCTTGCCCTTTGCAGAACCCGTAGCTTCGACGTGCTGCTTGATGATGTCGAGGAGTTCCTTTTCGCTTTCCGTACCCGGAAGCACGCTTTCAAGGTCCACAGAATCCACGTTGCAGCTCAAGTCAAAGTGACCCGTTTCGTCGTAGACGTAAGCGAGACCACCCGTCATACCGGCAGCGAAGTTCACGCCCACGCGACCGAGCACGACCACGCGACCACCCGTCATGTATTCGCAACCATGGTCACCAACGCCTTCAGAAACGAGGAGCATACCGGAGTTACGGATACCGAAGCGTTCGCCAGCGAGACCGTTGATGAACACCTTACCGCTCGTGCCACCGTAACCGATGACGTTACCAGCGATGACGTTGTCTTCGGCCTTGAACGTTGCGTTGTGCGGCGGGCGAACGATAATCTTACCACCGCTGAGTCCCTTTGCCATAAAGTCGTTGACTTCACCTTCGAGGTCAAGCGTAACACCCGGAGCGAGGAATGCACCGAAGCTCTGGCCAGCAACACCCTGCAAATGAATCTTGATCGTATCTTCCGGGAGACCCTTTGCACCGTAGAAGTCATCCACGTAGCCAGAAGTTTCTGTACCGACCGTACGGTCCGTGTTGTGGATCATAGCGCAAAGTTCAACCGATTTGCCTTCCTTGAAGGAATCCTGCACGAACGGGAGAATTTCGCGGCGGTCAAAGTTGACAAGTTCTTCAGGAACGTAATTTTCGTCGTAAGACTTGCAGCCTTCAACAGTCTGGAAGACCTTGCTGAAGTCGAGGTGCTTTGCCTTGTAGAATTCAATAGCGTGGTTCACGTCGAGCAAGTCGCTACGGCCGCAGGCTTCATGGAGGCTCTTGAGACCGAGGCTTGCAAGGATTTCACGGACTTCGTCAGCGATGAAGAACAAGAAGTTCTTGACGTATTCCGGCTTGCCCTTGAAGTGCTTGCGGAGTTCCGGATCCTGCGTGGCAAGGCCCATCGGGCACTGGTTCGTATGGCAGCGGCGGTCCATAATGCAGCCGAGCGATACGAGCAAGTTCGTGGCAAAGCCAAATTCTTCGGCACCGAGGAGAGCGCCAATCACAACGTCACGACCGGTCTTGAGCTGACCATCGACCTGGAGCTTCACGCGGCCACGGAGATTGTTCAAAACGAGAGTCTGTTCCGCTTCCGCAATACCAAGTTCCCACGGGAGACCGGCATGCTTAATGGAAGTGAGCGGAGATGCGCCCGTACCGCCATCGTGACCAGAGATGAGAACGACGTTTGCGTGAGCCTTGGCAACACCGGCTGCAATCGTACCGACACCGACTTCGGACACGAGCTTCACAGAAACACGAGCCTTCGGGTTGGAGTTGTGCAAGTCGTAAATGAGCTGAGCCAAGTCTTCGATGGAGTAAATATCGTGGTGCGGCGGCGGAGAAATGAGCGACACGTTCGGGATAGAGTGACGCACTCGGGCCACAAATTCGTTCACCTTGCGAGCAGGGAGCTGACCACCTTCACCCGGCTTTGCACCCTGAGCCATCTTGATTTGCAAATCCTTAGCGTGACGGAGATAGTCAATTGTCACACCGAAACGACCAGAAGCGATCTGGCGAATAGCAGAGCTGCGGATTTCACCGTTCGGCCCCGGAGTATTGCGATCCGGGTCTTCACCACCTTCACCGCAGTTGCTCATGGCACCCACGCTGTTCATGGCGATAGCGATTGTTTCGTGAGCTTCCGGGCTCAAGGAGCCAAGGCTCATAGCGCCAGCGACAAAGTGCTTGACGATGCTTTCACGAGATTCGACTTCGGAAATGTCAATCGGAGTCGTTTCCTTGAACTTGAAGAGACCGCGGAGCGTTGCGAGGCGTTCGGACTGATCGTCAATGAGCTTGGAGTAAGCTTTGAACTTTTCGTAATCGCCCATCTGCACCGCCTGGCGGAATGCTGCGATAGACTGCGGAGTCCACAAGTGGCGTTCGCCTTCGCTGCGATAGCGGTACTGACCGCCTTCCTTGAGGACGCTGCTAGCGTCGGCAAGAGCGATATGGCAACGAGCGTCAATTTCCTGAGCGATTTCCTTGAGGCCGATACCTTCGATACGGCTTGCGGTACCCGGGAGGTACTTGTCGATAAATTCGCGGTTGAGACCGACGGCTTCGAAAATCTGGGCGCTGCGGTAGCTGCGGAGCGTAGAGATACCCATCTTGGACATGATTTTCAAGAGGCCCTTGTCCACAGCCTTGATGTAGTTGGCTGCTGCCGTGACCGGATCCACATTGATTTCGCCGGTATGGCACATGTTCGTGATGCTTTCGAGAGCGAGATACGGGTTGATGACCGTTGCACCGTAACCGAGCAAAAGGGCAAAATGCATGACTTCGCGAACTTCACCAGACTGCACAATCAAACCGATTTCCGGGCGGACGCCAGCTTCGACGAGCGAGCGGTTCACGCAAGCGGTTGCCAAAAGCGACGGCATCGGGACATAGCCCCAATCCACGTTCTTATCGGAAAGGACGATGATGTTGAAGCCATCCTGCACGGCGCGGATAGCATCGCCAGCGAGCTTCTGCAAAGCTTCTTCGAGAACTTCGCCATTGCCGCCAATCGGGAACTGCATCTTGAGCACCTTGGCGGTAAAGCTCTTGTCGCCGATGTTTTCGAAACGGCGGATTTCGTCTTCGGTCACGACCGGACGCGGAATCTTGATGAGGTGAGCCTGTTCCGGTGTTTCTTCGAGAATGTTGCCGTGGTTACCGATGTAGGTCGTAAGGCTCATCACGAGTTCTTCACGAATCGGGTCAATCGGCGGGTTCGTCACCTGGGCGAACAGCTGCTTGAAGTAGTTGAACAGCGGCTGCGGCTTGTCAGAAAGCACGGCGAGAGCGGCGTCGTTACCCATGGAACCGAGCGGTTCTGCGCCCGTCTTTGCCATCGGCTGCAAAATTACGCTCAAATCTTCGGCAGAGTAACCAAAACGCTTCTGCTGGATGAGCAAATCGGCAGGAACGTCAGACGGATTGATTTCGCTGAAGAGGCCGCGAACGCTCATCTTGTTTTCGGCAACCCAGCGGCGGTACGGCTTGCTGCGGGCGACGAGAGCCTTCATTTCCGCATTCTTCAAGATGCGGTGGTTTTCAATATCGAGGTAAATGATTTCACCCGGTTTTAAACGACCCTTTTCTTCAACCTGGTCGTCGTCGATGTCGAGCACACCCGTTTCGGATGCCATGACAAACAAACCGTCTTTACATAAAGTGTAACGTGCCGGACGGAGACCGTTGCGGTCCAAAATGGCACCAGCGTTCACGCCGTCGGAGAATGCGACAGCTGCCGGACCATCCCACGGTTCCATCAACATGGATTCGTATTCGAAGAAACCACGCACATCGCGGCCGAGGTAATGCTTTGCACCCCAAGCCTGCGGCATCATCATGAGCATCGCATGCGGGAGGCTACGGCCAGCGGCCACCAAAAGTTCAAACATGTTGTCGAGGCTAGCGGAGTCGCTTTGGCCTGCGGCAATCAGCGGCAAGCACTTCTGCAAATCTTCGCCAATGCGGTCGCTCTTGAGGTACGGTTCACGAGCTTTGAGGCTATTCAAGTTTCCGCGGAGCGTGTTGATTTCGCCGTTGTGAGCGAGGTAGCGGAACGGATGGGCCAAAGGCCAGGTCGGGAACGTGTTGGTCGAATAACGCTGGTGGACAAGCGCGATAGCACTTTCGAAATCGTTATCCTTCAAATCCTTGTAAAAGCCTTCGATCTGCGTTGCAAGCAAAAGGCCTTTATAAACAATCGTCTTGGAGCTGCAAGAGCAGATGTAGAGGTTCTTGACAGACTTTTCGATTAAGCGACGAAGCACAAACAACTTGATTTCGAATGCTTCGTTCGATTCGAACTTGGAACCGTCAAAAATGTACTGACGGATATGCGGGAGCGTTTCGCGAGCCGTGTGACCGATAGCGGACGGGTCCACCGGAACTTCACGAATCTTGACGACCGGAGCACCTTCAGCAGCAGCGAGCTTTTCAATTTCTGCATCGGCAGAATCGGCTGCCACCGTATTTTCGACAAAGATCATCGCCACGCCGTAACGGGTCGGAAGATCGTTGTAGATTTTGTGGAAGAACTTGTGCGGCATCGAAAGCAAAAGGCCGGCACCATCACCCGTTTCCGGATCGCCACCCGTTGCACCACGATGGAGGAGGCGCTTTAAGACGGTGATACCCTGGACAACAATCTGGTGAGAAGCGATATTATTTATATTGGCGACCAAGCCGACGCCGCAGGCGTCATGTTCGTTGGCTGGATCATAAAGAGCTTGTGCTTGCATAGAAATCCTTTTTAGTTTTTGCGCCCTATATGCAAAAACTGTGCCAACTCGCGACAAAATGCGTAAAGCCCGCTTCAATTCATGAAAAAGCGGTTAAAAATGTAAAAGAAAGAAATTTCTGAACAGAATCTCTAAAATTTGATGCAAACATGATTTACAGTTTTTGAAATTAAATTTTGAATTTTTACAAAATACGTAAAATTAGAAAGCTATTCCAAAAGTTTTCCAAAATGTTGTTGTAAATCAACTATTTTTGTATTATAACATTCAAGATGACTAATATGATGAAAAAATTCAAGTTTGGATCCTTTGGGGCGTTGGCAATTTTATTGGTTTTTATTTACGCATGCAGTGACAACGGAACCGATAGTGATTATCCGCGAACAAAATATCCCCAAATAAAAGATTACTCAAGAAAGACAATTGTGGGTACAGTCATCAACGCCGACAGCGTCCCCCAAGCTCACGCTCGAATCTATATTACCGGAGTTGATTCCACCACTCAACACGCCTATATCATGGATTCAACCGAAGCCGATAAAAATGGATATTATTCCATCGTTACAGATGGCGATAAACACCGTTACAGATTGCTTGCCAAAACGACGACCGATCCCGACACGTTATTTGGATTTGAAACCTACGTTTATACACTTTGGGACACCCCTTATCCAGACACGTTTGAATTCAATATAGAAGTCGGTGAACCGGCCTCAGTGCAATTCTATTTACGCTATAGAGATTACGATTCCATCTGCCTGGAAGGTTCCTTTGCCTGCGCCACAATTACCGAAAACGATCGAGAAAAAGGCTTTGTCATCATTCGTGACGTACCTCCTGGATTTTACGAAACTTACACAGGTTGGAGAGATGGCAAAGCCAATGCCAACCCATTACTA
This is a stretch of genomic DNA from Fibrobacter sp. UWB13. It encodes these proteins:
- the dapF gene encoding diaminopimelate epimerase, which gives rise to MSLKFSKWTGLGNDFVLVEPGESFDMTPGKALEQRVIELCDRRFGIGADGVVVVTPINENVKSNEFEMRIFNADGSEAAMCGNATRCVAKFIQSRGLSDDCNFVLHTKSGLVKPSVLPDGRVCVNMGLPREFMGTIKLTADTFDFTGVTVSMGNPHTVIFVDNIEKIQLENWGSILEVDKIFPDRCNIEFAQVINENTIRMRVWERGCGVTMACGTGSCATLVAAQRTGRIGLEADVVLDGGTLHIKHEEGGPVFMTGPAKEVFKGEI
- a CDS encoding glutamate synthase subunit beta: METVQRIQDVYRPVDERVKDVKEVERPLTAVEIVAQAGRCSNCGVPFCHGAGCPLGNLVPEFNEAVAAGDIRKGYDIISKTAFFPEFTGRVCPALCESCCTRNLNDDAVMVRQVEKFMIETAFEEGWVSLPTAEPNGKTAAVIGAGPAGLFAAEALRRKGFAVTVYEKHEKPGGLLRYGIPNWKLEKQVIDRRVALLEAAGIKFICNTEIGKDISAEYIHRNFDYTFLAIGTPNARDLKIPGREAEGIYLALDYLHGAEMPDCKDPEKYNAKGKKVLIIGGGDTGNDCVGKAIREGCKSVLQVEFMPKPPETRSPSTPWPDWPYLLRTSYAHHEGGERRWNVSSKQFIVKDGHVAGVEAVRVEWDMSPLGKPLKPNEVPNSTEIIEADLVVLAMGFTGVPAEGLVNDLGLKLTPRTAIIPDPARNIYAVGDCANGASLVVRAMASAKQVVNRLK
- the gltB gene encoding glutamate synthase large subunit, with the translated sequence MQAQALYDPANEHDACGVGLVANINNIASHQIVVQGITVLKRLLHRGATGGDPETGDGAGLLLSMPHKFFHKIYNDLPTRYGVAMIFVENTVAADSADAEIEKLAAAEGAPVVKIREVPVDPSAIGHTARETLPHIRQYIFDGSKFESNEAFEIKLFVLRRLIEKSVKNLYICSCSSKTIVYKGLLLATQIEGFYKDLKDNDFESAIALVHQRYSTNTFPTWPLAHPFRYLAHNGEINTLRGNLNSLKAREPYLKSDRIGEDLQKCLPLIAAGQSDSASLDNMFELLVAAGRSLPHAMLMMMPQAWGAKHYLGRDVRGFFEYESMLMEPWDGPAAVAFSDGVNAGAILDRNGLRPARYTLCKDGLFVMASETGVLDIDDDQVEEKGRLKPGEIIYLDIENHRILKNAEMKALVARSKPYRRWVAENKMSVRGLFSEINPSDVPADLLIQQKRFGYSAEDLSVILQPMAKTGAEPLGSMGNDAALAVLSDKPQPLFNYFKQLFAQVTNPPIDPIREELVMSLTTYIGNHGNILEETPEQAHLIKIPRPVVTEDEIRRFENIGDKSFTAKVLKMQFPIGGNGEVLEEALQKLAGDAIRAVQDGFNIIVLSDKNVDWGYVPMPSLLATACVNRSLVEAGVRPEIGLIVQSGEVREVMHFALLLGYGATVINPYLALESITNMCHTGEINVDPVTAAANYIKAVDKGLLKIMSKMGISTLRSYRSAQIFEAVGLNREFIDKYLPGTASRIEGIGLKEIAQEIDARCHIALADASSVLKEGGQYRYRSEGERHLWTPQSIAAFRQAVQMGDYEKFKAYSKLIDDQSERLATLRGLFKFKETTPIDISEVESRESIVKHFVAGAMSLGSLSPEAHETIAIAMNSVGAMSNCGEGGEDPDRNTPGPNGEIRSSAIRQIASGRFGVTIDYLRHAKDLQIKMAQGAKPGEGGQLPARKVNEFVARVRHSIPNVSLISPPPHHDIYSIEDLAQLIYDLHNSNPKARVSVKLVSEVGVGTIAAGVAKAHANVVLISGHDGGTGASPLTSIKHAGLPWELGIAEAEQTLVLNNLRGRVKLQVDGQLKTGRDVVIGALLGAEEFGFATNLLVSLGCIMDRRCHTNQCPMGLATQDPELRKHFKGKPEYVKNFLFFIADEVREILASLGLKSLHEACGRSDLLDVNHAIEFYKAKHLDFSKVFQTVEGCKSYDENYVPEELVNFDRREILPFVQDSFKEGKSVELCAMIHNTDRTVGTETSGYVDDFYGAKGLPEDTIKIHLQGVAGQSFGAFLAPGVTLDLEGEVNDFMAKGLSGGKIIVRPPHNATFKAEDNVIAGNVIGYGGTSGKVFINGLAGERFGIRNSGMLLVSEGVGDHGCEYMTGGRVVVLGRVGVNFAAGMTGGLAYVYDETGHFDLSCNVDSVDLESVLPGTESEKELLDIIKQHVEATGSAKGKRILEDWNDARPKFVKVFPVEYRHALAMHTQK